Proteins found in one Tsukamurella paurometabola DSM 20162 genomic segment:
- a CDS encoding WhiB family transcriptional regulator, which translates to MPQPNELPGPNADFWDWQMRGVCRGVDSSVFFHPDGERGRARAQRERRAKELCHSCPVLVQCRSHALAVAEPYGIWGGLSESERATLMKRDARRPIAG; encoded by the coding sequence ATGCCTCAGCCTAATGAGCTACCGGGGCCCAATGCCGACTTCTGGGATTGGCAGATGCGGGGCGTGTGTCGGGGCGTGGACAGTTCGGTGTTCTTCCATCCCGACGGTGAGCGCGGCCGCGCCCGCGCGCAGCGGGAGCGGCGTGCCAAGGAACTGTGCCACTCCTGCCCCGTTCTGGTGCAGTGCCGCAGCCACGCGCTCGCGGTCGCCGAGCCCTACGGCATCTGGGGCGGGCTCTCGGAGTCCGAGCGGGCCACCCTGATGAAGCGCGATGCCCGGCGTCCGATCGCCGGCTGA
- a CDS encoding endonuclease/exonuclease/phosphatase family protein produces the protein MNHELSRRSLLRFAAGTTAAVGMAGFAGTAAAAPTGLRVLTINTWMNGTKVPDGLNRVAAVIRQVDADIVLLSEAKTATADLVPLLAAAGATYHRATSSDPGVLSKFPIASAGTLPGMAKAVIPLGDKTLVAYAAHLEYRWYATYLPRGYGAGVPSGEFSEFGWNKIPGGPVTDVAAVQRCNDASGRPGVIDRFLADAEAERARGRMVLLGGDFNEPSALDWTTGTKDLYDHNGTVVPWGSTAKLAAAGYVDAYRSTFPDPATHPGFTWPASNADAPVSSLTWAPDADERDRIDYLFSSPGSGLRVTGAGIVGPRASIVRSKRVDEPEAGEFTANPTPWPTDHKAVLATYAVG, from the coding sequence ATGAACCACGAGCTGAGTCGGCGTTCCCTCCTCCGCTTCGCCGCCGGAACGACCGCTGCGGTCGGTATGGCCGGATTCGCCGGCACGGCCGCGGCGGCGCCCACCGGGCTGCGGGTGCTCACGATCAACACCTGGATGAACGGCACCAAGGTGCCGGACGGGCTGAACCGGGTCGCAGCGGTGATCCGTCAGGTCGACGCCGATATCGTGCTGCTGTCCGAGGCCAAGACGGCGACCGCCGATCTGGTGCCGCTGCTCGCCGCGGCCGGCGCTACCTATCATCGCGCCACGTCGAGCGATCCCGGCGTCCTGTCCAAGTTCCCGATCGCTTCCGCCGGCACCCTGCCGGGGATGGCGAAGGCGGTGATTCCGCTGGGGGACAAGACCCTGGTCGCCTACGCGGCGCATCTCGAATACCGCTGGTACGCAACATATCTGCCGCGCGGATACGGTGCCGGCGTGCCCTCCGGAGAGTTCTCCGAGTTCGGCTGGAACAAGATTCCCGGCGGTCCGGTGACCGATGTCGCCGCCGTGCAGCGGTGCAACGACGCCTCGGGACGGCCGGGCGTGATCGACCGCTTCCTCGCCGATGCGGAAGCCGAACGCGCCCGCGGCCGTATGGTGCTGTTGGGCGGAGACTTCAACGAACCCTCGGCCCTCGACTGGACCACAGGAACGAAGGACCTCTACGACCACAACGGGACCGTCGTACCGTGGGGGTCCACCGCGAAGCTGGCCGCCGCCGGCTATGTCGATGCCTACCGCAGCACCTTCCCGGACCCCGCCACCCACCCCGGATTCACGTGGCCGGCGAGCAATGCCGACGCGCCGGTCAGTTCCCTGACCTGGGCGCCCGATGCCGATGAGCGCGACCGCATCGACTACCTGTTCAGCTCGCCGGGGTCCGGCCTGCGGGTCACCGGCGCAGGCATCGTCGGCCCGCGCGCGTCGATCGTGCGAAGCAAGCGGGTGGACGAGCCGGAGGCCGGGGAGTTCACCGCCAACCCCACCCCGTGGCCCACCGATCACAAGGCAGTGCTGGCCACCTACGCCGTGGGCTGA
- a CDS encoding LLM class flavin-dependent oxidoreductase: MRYGIVVTDRDPRRFAESARAAEDAGWDAIFSWESVSGLDAWIALTAAATATERIRLGTMLTPLPRWRPWDLARVTTSLDLLSGGRVILPVGLGAVIEQWTAFEADQGRRMRAELMDENLDVLFGLWSGERFSYTGEHHTVTALDPGPFAAPATVQRPRIPVWCVGLAGARASMARAARCDGLLPNFRPPPGVAAEAYEGTVGDYAAIAREVLGLRAEAGRTGPYDLVGEAGYPLEQWDRAAERAAALEAVGYTWFIDSYWEDLGGPGETKRARARIAQGPPVG, encoded by the coding sequence ATGCGCTACGGAATCGTGGTGACCGACCGGGACCCGCGCCGGTTCGCGGAGTCGGCCCGCGCCGCGGAAGATGCGGGGTGGGACGCGATCTTCTCGTGGGAGTCCGTCTCGGGCCTCGACGCGTGGATCGCGTTGACCGCAGCGGCTACCGCTACCGAGCGGATCCGCTTGGGCACCATGTTGACTCCGCTTCCGCGGTGGCGGCCCTGGGACCTCGCGCGGGTCACCACGAGCCTCGATCTGCTTTCCGGCGGCCGGGTGATCCTGCCGGTGGGGCTCGGCGCCGTGATCGAGCAGTGGACGGCCTTCGAGGCCGACCAGGGGCGTCGCATGCGGGCCGAACTGATGGACGAGAACCTCGATGTGCTGTTCGGTCTGTGGTCGGGTGAGCGCTTCTCGTACACCGGTGAGCACCACACGGTGACCGCCCTCGACCCCGGTCCGTTCGCCGCGCCCGCCACCGTGCAGCGTCCCCGCATCCCGGTCTGGTGCGTCGGCCTTGCCGGAGCGCGCGCATCGATGGCGCGGGCCGCCCGCTGCGACGGATTGCTGCCGAACTTTCGGCCGCCGCCCGGGGTGGCCGCCGAGGCTTACGAGGGCACCGTCGGCGATTATGCGGCGATCGCACGGGAGGTGTTGGGGCTACGGGCCGAGGCCGGGCGCACCGGTCCCTACGACCTCGTGGGCGAAGCGGGGTATCCACTCGAGCAGTGGGATCGCGCCGCCGAGCGCGCTGCGGCGCTCGAGGCCGTCGGTTATACCTGGTTCATCGACTCCTACTGGGAGGATCTCGGTGGCCCGGGGGAGACGAAGCGGGCCCGTGCGCGCATCGCGCAAGGCCCGCCAGTCGGGTAG
- a CDS encoding DUF445 domain-containing protein: MQSWAAITADLQRNWPIYASMPIIAALIGWGTKIVAIRMMFRPQQFKGIGRFGWQGIIPKRAPQMVEVLCDTLTDRLVSASEILDKVEPDELGDRMERALRREVARIVPVVAAEYQPALWNLLPGTGRDLVVQRAQVIARSLVPQLVAAIRDNLDEVFDLKEMVTREVLADPDLLERMFLDVGRREFAFIRRSGLVFGFAIGILQAAAWAVFRNPWVMPLFGLFTGWFTDWAALRLIFNPKEPKRYLGFIRWQGLFLKHRVSVSEEYGSLIAARVLTSDRLVRSLFTGPHRDQLVTVVSEVLREAIEDELPSIEKALRRSTGLDGVGVGPVAVGALVGVVADAVGAVGGVVGGPVGKVAGGLDMTQIGPMSRAGADDFVAALPDILGEATDYLDARLDIRATMIEKMAAMTPEEFEGVLRPAFQADEKTLIMVGAILGFLVGELQVLMVENLTH; the protein is encoded by the coding sequence ATGCAGTCCTGGGCAGCGATCACCGCCGACCTGCAACGGAACTGGCCGATCTACGCGTCGATGCCGATCATCGCCGCGCTCATCGGTTGGGGAACCAAGATCGTCGCCATTCGGATGATGTTCCGCCCGCAACAGTTCAAGGGCATCGGCCGGTTCGGCTGGCAGGGCATCATCCCCAAGCGCGCGCCGCAGATGGTCGAGGTGCTGTGCGACACCCTCACCGACCGGCTCGTCTCCGCCTCCGAGATCCTGGACAAGGTCGAGCCCGACGAGCTGGGCGACCGGATGGAGCGCGCGCTGCGCCGCGAGGTGGCCCGGATCGTGCCCGTGGTGGCCGCCGAGTACCAGCCCGCGCTGTGGAACCTGCTGCCCGGCACCGGCCGTGACCTCGTGGTGCAGCGCGCCCAGGTGATCGCCCGGTCGCTGGTGCCCCAGCTGGTGGCCGCGATCCGGGACAATCTCGACGAGGTCTTCGATCTCAAGGAGATGGTCACCCGCGAGGTGCTCGCCGATCCCGATCTGCTGGAGCGGATGTTCCTCGACGTGGGGCGCCGGGAGTTCGCCTTCATCCGGCGCAGCGGCCTGGTCTTCGGCTTCGCCATCGGCATCCTGCAGGCCGCGGCCTGGGCGGTCTTCCGCAATCCCTGGGTGATGCCGCTGTTCGGCCTGTTCACCGGCTGGTTCACCGATTGGGCCGCGCTGCGCCTGATCTTCAACCCGAAGGAGCCCAAGCGCTACCTCGGGTTCATTCGGTGGCAGGGGCTCTTCCTCAAGCATCGGGTCTCCGTCTCCGAGGAGTACGGCAGCCTGATCGCGGCCCGCGTGCTCACCTCCGATCGCCTGGTCCGGTCGTTGTTCACCGGTCCGCATCGCGACCAGCTGGTCACCGTGGTCTCCGAGGTACTCCGGGAAGCGATCGAGGACGAGTTGCCGAGTATCGAGAAGGCACTGCGGCGCAGTACCGGCCTCGACGGAGTGGGTGTCGGCCCGGTCGCGGTCGGCGCCCTGGTCGGCGTGGTCGCCGACGCTGTCGGTGCGGTGGGCGGGGTGGTCGGTGGCCCGGTCGGCAAGGTGGCGGGTGGACTCGACATGACACAGATCGGTCCCATGTCGCGGGCAGGAGCCGACGACTTCGTGGCGGCTCTGCCCGATATCCTGGGCGAAGCCACCGATTACCTCGACGCGAGGCTCGATATTCGCGCCACGATGATCGAGAAGATGGCGGCGATGACACCGGAGGAGTTCGAGGGCGTTCTACGCCCGGCGTTCCAGGCCGACGAGAAGACCCTGATCATGGTGGGTGCGATCCTCGGATTCCTCGTCGGCGAGCTCCAGGTATTGATGGTGGAGAACCTCACGCACTGA
- a CDS encoding sigma-70 family RNA polymerase sigma factor gives MILTGEELDRAVREAARGDRSALADVLDSIRPLVVRYCRARVGGGERHSLSAEDIAQEVCMAVMMALPRYEDQGRPFMAFVYGIAAHKVADGFRAATRNKSDPVSEMPERASLDSGPEVTALESEANRRMNRLLGTLPEKQREILILRVVVGLSAEETAEAVGGTAGAVRVAQHRALAKLKNQIAKEGEM, from the coding sequence ATGATTCTGACAGGTGAGGAGCTCGACCGGGCCGTGCGCGAAGCCGCGCGAGGGGACCGGTCGGCGCTCGCGGACGTCCTCGACTCCATCCGGCCTCTGGTCGTGCGGTACTGCCGTGCGCGGGTCGGTGGTGGCGAACGTCACTCGCTGTCAGCGGAGGACATCGCGCAGGAGGTGTGTATGGCGGTCATGATGGCACTGCCCCGGTACGAAGACCAGGGCCGCCCGTTCATGGCGTTCGTCTACGGCATCGCCGCGCACAAGGTCGCGGACGGCTTCCGTGCCGCAACGCGTAACAAATCCGACCCCGTGAGCGAGATGCCAGAGAGAGCGTCGCTCGACAGCGGCCCGGAGGTCACCGCCCTCGAATCCGAGGCGAACCGCCGGATGAACCGACTGCTGGGCACGCTCCCGGAGAAACAACGCGAGATCCTGATCCTCCGCGTGGTCGTCGGCCTCTCGGCCGAGGAGACCGCGGAGGCAGTGGGCGGTACCGCCGGTGCCGTCCGTGTAGCCCAGCATCGAGCGTTGGCAAAGCTGAAGAACCAGATCGCGAAAGAAGGTGAGATGTAA
- a CDS encoding anti-sigma-D factor RsdA, with amino-acid sequence MAGNDPRNPREQGDPRDSERTAAHRLGPPIRPMRPGAVPDSRNADTGFIDRVTDDGAPVDVAAVRRDDELIEALASGGAVSTSDHSEFALASLLADWRDEIVTTPVAAGPSVDELMAEAERRKAGGSDDGVTSLADARAARRSRKLGLAMGSAAAAVAILGGGGVLVNAASPGDGALWSVKEVVFADAASQTLATSEAKAQIESADRDASSGNQAAAQTALASAREQAAKVKNDKQRAALEEQIRQAEARAGLPVGSTDLRTTVPSSTSTTPVTPRPPDPTSVTSIPPVIMMTTAPTTTPITTTPRPPTSTTSPSTSPSTSSTEPSTTEPSSATSAPSTTTTPRPPVTTTTTAAAHPTFTVERPGTLPG; translated from the coding sequence ATGGCCGGCAACGATCCGCGGAATCCCCGCGAGCAGGGTGACCCCCGTGATTCCGAACGCACGGCCGCTCACCGTTTGGGGCCGCCGATCCGTCCCATGCGCCCCGGTGCCGTTCCCGACAGCCGGAACGCCGATACCGGTTTCATCGACCGGGTCACCGATGACGGTGCGCCCGTCGACGTGGCCGCGGTCCGGCGCGACGACGAACTGATCGAGGCGCTCGCCTCGGGCGGTGCCGTGAGCACGTCCGATCACAGCGAGTTCGCGCTTGCCTCGCTGCTGGCGGACTGGCGCGACGAGATCGTCACCACCCCCGTCGCCGCGGGGCCGTCGGTCGACGAGCTGATGGCCGAGGCCGAGCGCCGCAAGGCCGGTGGTTCGGACGATGGAGTGACCTCGCTCGCCGATGCCCGTGCCGCGCGGCGCAGCCGCAAGCTGGGCCTCGCGATGGGGTCGGCCGCCGCTGCGGTCGCGATCCTCGGTGGTGGCGGCGTGCTGGTGAACGCCGCCAGCCCGGGCGACGGTGCGCTGTGGAGCGTCAAGGAGGTCGTCTTCGCGGACGCCGCCTCGCAGACCCTGGCGACCTCGGAAGCGAAGGCGCAGATCGAGAGCGCCGATCGTGACGCCTCCTCCGGCAACCAGGCGGCCGCACAGACGGCGCTGGCCAGCGCCCGGGAGCAGGCCGCGAAGGTCAAGAACGACAAGCAACGCGCTGCGCTCGAAGAGCAGATCCGGCAGGCCGAGGCCCGCGCCGGGCTGCCCGTCGGGTCCACCGACCTGCGCACCACGGTGCCGTCGTCGACGTCCACCACGCCGGTCACGCCGCGCCCCCCTGATCCGACGTCGGTCACGTCGATCCCGCCGGTGATCATGATGACCACGGCTCCGACGACGACGCCGATTACGACGACGCCGCGCCCACCGACGAGCACCACATCGCCGTCGACGTCACCGTCGACCTCGTCGACGGAACCGAGCACGACCGAGCCGTCGAGCGCCACCTCGGCGCCGTCGACCACCACGACGCCGCGCCCGCCGGTGACCACCACGACGACCGCGGCGGCGCACCCCACCTTCACGGTGGAACGGCCCGGAACCCTTCCCGGCTGA
- a CDS encoding IS110 family transposase: MVKSESRWWVGVDVGKEFHWMAVCDDAGKVISSRKVANDEVSIAAAITEVESRDGTVSWTVDLTTTYATLLLTMLAAAGHSVRYLTGRAVWQASAIYRGGEAKSDAKDARVIADQGRMRGDDLPLLRPNDDLVTELSMLTAHREDLVADRTRTINRLRQQLVAISPALERAAQPSTDRGWIALLARYQRPQAIRRSGITRITRVLADAGVRNAGPIAEAAVTAAKAQSITLPGEAIAADLVAELAQGVIDLDKRIKAADAAIEERFRRHPLAEAIVSLPGMGFRLGAEFLAAVGDTSRILSADHLASWAGLAPVTKDSGKRTGRLCTPQRYHRGLRRVMYLSAVSAARWDPAAKDYYQRKRAQGKKHVPATICLARRRVNVLYALIRDNRTWQPAAPQITAAAA; the protein is encoded by the coding sequence ATGGTGAAGAGCGAAAGTCGTTGGTGGGTAGGGGTAGATGTTGGCAAGGAGTTCCACTGGATGGCTGTCTGCGACGACGCCGGAAAGGTGATCTCCTCTCGTAAGGTTGCCAACGATGAGGTCTCGATCGCTGCGGCGATCACCGAAGTTGAATCTCGCGATGGCACCGTGTCGTGGACGGTGGACCTGACCACCACTTACGCGACCCTCCTGCTGACGATGCTCGCCGCAGCCGGGCATTCCGTGCGGTATCTGACTGGTCGCGCCGTCTGGCAGGCCTCGGCGATCTACCGAGGCGGCGAGGCAAAGAGCGACGCCAAAGATGCGAGGGTTATCGCAGACCAGGGGCGCATGCGGGGCGATGATCTTCCGCTGCTGCGCCCCAACGATGACCTGGTCACCGAGCTATCGATGCTCACCGCTCACCGTGAGGATCTGGTGGCCGACCGCACCCGCACGATCAATCGGCTGCGGCAGCAGCTGGTCGCCATCAGTCCTGCGCTGGAGCGGGCTGCACAGCCTTCCACCGATCGCGGGTGGATCGCGCTTTTGGCCCGCTACCAGCGGCCCCAGGCAATCCGCCGATCGGGGATCACACGGATCACCCGAGTCCTAGCCGATGCAGGGGTGCGGAACGCAGGTCCAATCGCCGAAGCCGCCGTCACCGCGGCTAAGGCGCAGTCGATTACCCTGCCCGGCGAGGCCATCGCCGCAGATCTGGTAGCCGAGCTTGCACAGGGGGTGATCGACCTCGATAAGCGGATCAAGGCGGCCGACGCCGCCATCGAGGAACGGTTTCGCCGCCATCCGCTCGCCGAAGCGATTGTGAGCCTGCCCGGCATGGGATTTCGCCTCGGCGCCGAATTTCTAGCCGCCGTCGGCGATACCTCACGGATTCTCTCCGCAGATCATCTCGCGTCGTGGGCCGGCCTCGCACCCGTCACGAAAGACTCTGGCAAACGGACCGGACGCTTATGCACGCCCCAGCGCTACCACCGCGGACTGCGCAGAGTGATGTATCTGTCAGCGGTGAGCGCTGCTCGCTGGGATCCCGCCGCCAAAGACTACTACCAGCGAAAACGCGCTCAGGGAAAGAAGCACGTCCCCGCGACTATTTGCCTGGCACGCCGCCGCGTCAACGTGCTCTACGCCCTCATCCGCGACAACCGAACCTGGCAGCCAGCCGCCCCGCAAATCACCGCGGCCGCCGCTTGA
- a CDS encoding DUF5319 domain-containing protein — MRNNLPPGLPPDPFADDPSDPTAALDSLDPGQPLDPAERLAVEEDLADLSVYEALLGHRGIRGLVICCDDCQEDHYHDWDMLRANLLQLLVDGTVRPHEPAYDPAPDSYVTWDYCRGYADAAMNLAGEE, encoded by the coding sequence GTGCGCAACAATCTTCCCCCCGGGCTACCCCCGGACCCGTTCGCCGACGATCCGAGTGACCCCACGGCCGCTCTCGACTCCCTCGATCCCGGCCAGCCGCTGGATCCCGCGGAGCGGCTCGCGGTCGAGGAAGACCTCGCCGACCTGTCCGTCTACGAGGCGCTGCTCGGCCATCGCGGCATCCGCGGCCTGGTGATCTGCTGCGATGACTGCCAGGAGGATCACTACCACGACTGGGACATGTTGCGCGCGAACCTGCTGCAGTTGCTGGTCGACGGCACAGTGCGCCCCCACGAGCCGGCCTATGATCCGGCGCCCGACTCCTACGTCACCTGGGACTACTGCCGCGGCTACGCCGATGCCGCCATGAACCTCGCCGGCGAGGAGTAG
- the guaB gene encoding IMP dehydrogenase: MTRTGTSAPDSTGPVRIGGDDPFKVAMLGLTFDDVLLVPAASDVIPSGVDISTKLTREISLKVPLISSAMDTVTEARMAIAMARNGGMGVLHRNLSIESQAQQVETVKRSEAGMVTDPVTCSPSNTLREVDEMCARFRISGLPVTDDKGTLVGIITNRDMRFEVDFERPVAEVMTKAPLITAQEGVTAEAALGLLRRHKIEKLPIVDGSGKLTGLITVKDFVKTEKHPNATKDSDGRLLVGAAVGAGDEAWERAMALRDAGVDVLVVDSAHGHSSGVLNMIEKLKHEIGDDVQIIGGNVATRGGAAALVAAGVDGVKVGVGPGSICTTRVVAGVGAPQITAILEANAACAPAGVPVIADGGLQFSGDVAKALAAGASTAMLGSLLAGTAESPGELILVGGKQFKSYRGMGSLGAMQGRGQGKSYSKDRYFQDDVLSEDKLVPEGIEGRVPFRGPLGSVIHQLTGGLRAAMGYTGSQTITDLQQAQFVQITAAGLKESHPHDITMTVEAPNYASR; encoded by the coding sequence ATGACGCGTACCGGCACTTCCGCGCCCGATTCCACTGGCCCAGTCCGCATCGGGGGTGACGATCCGTTCAAGGTCGCCATGCTCGGCTTGACCTTCGACGACGTCCTGCTCGTCCCCGCCGCCTCCGACGTGATCCCGTCCGGCGTCGACATCTCCACCAAGCTCACCCGCGAGATCTCGCTGAAGGTGCCGCTGATCAGTTCCGCGATGGACACCGTGACCGAGGCCCGGATGGCGATCGCCATGGCTCGCAACGGCGGCATGGGCGTGCTGCATCGCAATCTGTCGATCGAGTCGCAGGCGCAGCAGGTCGAGACGGTCAAGCGCTCCGAGGCCGGCATGGTCACCGATCCCGTGACGTGCAGCCCGTCGAACACGCTCCGCGAGGTCGACGAGATGTGCGCCCGGTTCCGTATCTCCGGTCTGCCCGTCACGGACGACAAGGGCACGCTGGTCGGCATCATCACCAATCGCGATATGCGCTTCGAGGTCGACTTCGAGCGCCCGGTCGCCGAGGTGATGACGAAGGCGCCGTTGATCACCGCGCAGGAAGGGGTGACGGCCGAGGCCGCCCTGGGCCTGCTGCGTCGGCACAAGATCGAGAAGCTGCCCATCGTCGACGGCAGTGGCAAGCTGACCGGCCTGATCACGGTCAAGGACTTCGTCAAGACCGAGAAGCACCCGAACGCCACCAAGGACTCCGACGGTCGGCTGCTGGTGGGCGCCGCGGTCGGCGCAGGCGATGAGGCATGGGAGCGCGCGATGGCGCTGCGTGATGCCGGCGTCGACGTCCTGGTGGTCGATTCGGCGCACGGGCACTCGAGCGGCGTGCTCAACATGATCGAGAAGCTCAAGCACGAGATCGGCGACGACGTGCAGATCATCGGTGGCAACGTCGCCACCCGCGGCGGCGCTGCCGCGCTGGTCGCGGCCGGTGTCGACGGTGTCAAGGTGGGCGTGGGGCCCGGCTCCATCTGCACCACCCGCGTGGTCGCCGGCGTCGGCGCCCCGCAGATCACCGCGATCCTCGAGGCGAACGCCGCGTGCGCGCCCGCCGGTGTGCCGGTCATCGCGGACGGTGGCCTGCAATTCTCCGGCGATGTGGCCAAGGCCCTCGCGGCCGGTGCGTCGACGGCGATGCTGGGCTCGCTGCTGGCGGGCACGGCGGAGTCGCCGGGCGAATTGATCCTGGTGGGCGGCAAGCAGTTCAAGAGCTACCGCGGTATGGGAAGTCTCGGCGCCATGCAGGGCCGCGGCCAGGGCAAGTCGTACTCCAAGGACCGCTACTTCCAGGACGATGTGCTCTCCGAGGACAAACTGGTTCCCGAGGGCATCGAGGGCCGGGTGCCCTTCCGCGGCCCGCTCGGATCGGTGATCCATCAGCTGACCGGCGGCCTGCGTGCGGCGATGGGCTACACCGGCAGCCAGACCATCACCGACCTGCAGCAGGCGCAGTTCGTGCAGATCACCGCGGCCGGTCTGAAAGAATCGCATCCGCACGACATCACGATGACGGTCGAGGCGCCGAACTACGCGAGCCGCTAG
- the groES gene encoding co-chaperone GroES — MASVNIKPLDDKILVKATEAETTTASGLVIPDTAKEKPQTGTVVAVGEGRVTEAGNRVPTGINEGDTVLFSKYGGTEFNYNGEEYLVLSSRDVLAVIGK, encoded by the coding sequence GTGGCAAGCGTGAACATCAAGCCGCTTGACGACAAGATCCTGGTCAAGGCGACCGAGGCCGAGACCACCACTGCTTCGGGCCTGGTTATTCCGGACACCGCCAAGGAGAAGCCGCAGACCGGCACCGTCGTCGCTGTGGGCGAGGGCCGTGTGACGGAGGCGGGCAACCGCGTCCCGACCGGCATCAACGAGGGCGACACCGTGCTGTTCAGCAAGTACGGCGGCACCGAGTTCAACTACAACGGCGAGGAGTACCTGGTGCTCAGCTCGCGCGACGTGCTCGCCGTCATCGGCAAGTAA
- the groL gene encoding chaperonin GroEL (60 kDa chaperone family; promotes refolding of misfolded polypeptides especially under stressful conditions; forms two stacked rings of heptamers to form a barrel-shaped 14mer; ends can be capped by GroES; misfolded proteins enter the barrel where they are refolded when GroES binds), with amino-acid sequence MAKQIAFDENARRSLEAGVDALADAVKVTLGPRGRHVVLAKAFGGPTVTNDGVTIAKEIELDDPVENLGAQLVKSVATKTNDIAGDGTTTATVLAQALVKEGLRNVAAGANPIEFGKGIAAAADAASEILISQATEVDGEKAIAQVATVSSRDAELGEMIGSAMTKVGADGVVTIEESSGVETDVVVTEGVQFDKGYISPNFVTDLESRKVVFDDALVLLYRDKISSLPDFLPLLEKILETGKPVLIVAEDVEGEPLSTLVLNTLRKTIKAVAVKAPFFGDRRKAFLEDLAIVTGGTVINTDLGLSLATAGIDLLGTARRVEVTKDATTIVDGGGSKEAVQQRSAQIKAEIENSDSDWDREKLSERLAKLAGGVAVIRVGANTETELKERKYRVEDAVSAARAAVEEGIVSGGGTALVKVSAQLADLEDTSEGDFKLGVRAFRRALTAPLFWIASNAGEDGAVIVNQVTETGKGFNAATLAFGDLIADGVIDPVKVTRSAVVNAASVARMILTTEATVVDKPVEEDDDAHAGHGHAH; translated from the coding sequence ATGGCTAAGCAGATCGCATTCGACGAGAACGCACGCCGCAGCCTGGAGGCCGGCGTCGACGCTCTCGCCGACGCGGTGAAGGTGACCCTCGGACCTCGCGGCCGGCACGTGGTGCTGGCCAAGGCGTTCGGTGGCCCCACCGTCACCAACGACGGCGTCACCATCGCCAAGGAGATCGAGCTCGACGATCCGGTCGAGAACCTCGGTGCCCAGCTGGTGAAGTCCGTCGCTACCAAGACCAACGACATCGCGGGTGACGGCACCACCACCGCGACCGTGCTCGCCCAGGCCCTCGTCAAGGAGGGCCTGCGCAACGTCGCGGCCGGCGCCAACCCGATCGAGTTCGGCAAGGGCATCGCCGCGGCCGCCGACGCCGCGTCCGAGATCCTCATCTCGCAGGCCACTGAAGTGGACGGCGAGAAGGCGATCGCGCAGGTCGCGACCGTCAGCTCGCGTGACGCCGAGCTCGGCGAGATGATCGGCTCCGCGATGACCAAGGTGGGCGCCGACGGCGTCGTCACCATCGAGGAGAGCTCCGGCGTCGAGACCGACGTCGTAGTCACCGAAGGCGTGCAGTTCGACAAGGGCTACATTTCGCCGAACTTCGTCACCGACCTCGAATCCCGCAAGGTCGTCTTCGACGACGCACTGGTGCTGCTCTACCGCGACAAGATCAGCTCGCTCCCGGACTTCCTCCCGCTGCTGGAGAAGATCCTGGAGACCGGTAAGCCGGTGCTCATCGTCGCCGAGGACGTCGAGGGCGAGCCGCTGTCGACGCTGGTCCTCAACACTCTGCGCAAGACGATCAAGGCCGTCGCCGTGAAGGCGCCGTTCTTCGGTGATCGCCGCAAGGCCTTCCTGGAGGACCTCGCCATCGTTACCGGCGGCACCGTCATCAACACCGACCTGGGCCTGAGTCTGGCCACGGCCGGCATCGACCTGCTGGGCACCGCCCGCCGGGTCGAGGTGACCAAGGACGCCACCACCATCGTCGATGGTGGCGGCTCCAAGGAGGCCGTGCAGCAGCGGTCCGCACAGATCAAGGCCGAGATCGAGAACAGCGACTCCGACTGGGACCGCGAGAAGCTCTCCGAGCGGCTCGCGAAGCTGGCCGGCGGCGTGGCCGTGATCCGCGTGGGCGCCAACACCGAGACCGAGCTCAAGGAGCGCAAGTACCGCGTCGAGGACGCGGTGTCCGCTGCGCGGGCCGCGGTCGAGGAGGGCATCGTCTCCGGCGGCGGTACCGCGTTGGTCAAGGTCAGCGCGCAGCTGGCGGATCTGGAGGACACGTCCGAGGGCGATTTCAAGCTGGGCGTGCGGGCCTTCCGCCGGGCGCTCACCGCTCCGCTGTTCTGGATCGCCAGCAACGCCGGCGAGGACGGCGCCGTCATCGTCAACCAGGTGACCGAGACCGGTAAGGGCTTCAATGCCGCCACGCTGGCCTTCGGCGACCTGATCGCCGACGGTGTCATCGATCCCGTCAAGGTGACCCGTAGCGCTGTGGTGAACGCCGCGTCGGTGGCGCGGATGATCCTTACGACCGAGGCCACCGTGGTGGACAAGCCGGTCGAGGAGGACGACGACGCGCACGCCGGTCACGGCCACGCGCACTAG